A region of Homo sapiens chromosome 17, GRCh38.p14 Primary Assembly DNA encodes the following proteins:
- the PLEKHH3 gene encoding pleckstrin homology domain-containing family H member 3 isoform X8, with product MPLPGGLWWLLCCRRGFTLLHRDYGDGELSGDGDEDEDEETFELRTPSPAGGGRGPLEVTLTQPVRSGPVSNRLQSWEETWSLIPEKGLPEDDPDIVVKGWLYREPRGGGARPWLPPRRAWFVLTRDSLDQFSSSGKGARRLGSLVLTSLCSVTGPERRRKETGLWSVTVSGRKHSVRLCSPRQAEAERWGVALREVIASKAPLETPTQLLLRDIQESCGDPEAVALIYLRNPILRHTSGALYAPLLPLPYGVSAPGPGYAPLREEAVRLFLALQALEGARRPGPLMQGVLQTCRDLPALRDELFLQLAKQTSGPAGPPGLPATQDPAALRYWQLLTCMSCTFRPGGAVRGHLLGHLERTEQALPDSELAEYARFIRKALGRTRGRELVPSLAEISALSQRQELLCTVHCPGAGACAVAIDSHTTAGEVARELVGRLGLARSRNAFALYEQRGAQERALAGGTLVADVLTRFENLAAEEAGLEDSPDSGWRLCLRLHGPLHPEGLSPDGHELPFLFEQAHALLLRGRPPPPDDTLRALAALRLQSLQRDFSPRVPLPRLDRLLPPPAPPREDPPRPTPRPPPSAALLAGALWSPGLAKRRAERARRGGAGRTAGSIAREGGGGAGTAAAVLGGWKRLRGMGRAEAMAAYLALAAQCPGFGAARSLVGVLHRSCAWAWEPRPCPSPGQGRRSPSTVSAMAMWPPAS from the exons ATGCCTCTCCCCGGGGGACTATGGTGGCTTCTCTGCTGCCGTCGAGGCTTCACTCTTCTGCACCGGGACTACGGGGACGGCGAGCTTAGCGGGGACGGGGACGAGGACGAGGACGAGGAAACCTTTGAGCTGCGGACCCCGAGTCCAGCGGGCGGCGGGAGG GGTCCCCTGGAAGTGACGCTGACTCAGCCAGTGAGGAGCGGGCCTGTCTCCAACAG gctgcagagctGGGAGGAGACTTGGAGCCTCATCCCGGAGAAAGGGCTGCCGGAGGACGACCCGGACATCGTTGTGAAAG GTTGGCTGTACCGGGAGCCCCGCGGAGGAGGGGCGCGGCCCTGGCTGCCCCCGCGCCGAGCCTGGTTTGTGCTCACGCGGGACTCCCTGGATCAGTTCAGCAGCAGCGGGAAAGGGGCGCGGCGTCTCGGGAGCCTCGTGCTCACCAGCCTGTGCTCGGTGACCGGCCCAGAGCGCAGGCGTAAGGAGACAG GTCTGTGGTCAGTGACTGTGTCTGGTCGGAAACACAGTGTCCGCCTCTGCTCCCCACGCCAGGCAGAGGCTGAGCGCTGGGGGGTGGCATTGCGGGAAGTGATCGCCTCCAAGGCACCCCTGGAGACCCCCACCCAGCTACTGCTCAGGGACATACAG GAAAGTTGCGGGGACCCAGAGGCCGTTGCCCTCATTTACCTGAGGAACCCGATTCTGAGACACACTAGTGGAGCCTTGTATGCCCCACTCCTGCCCCTGCCCTATGGAGTCAGCGCCCCAG GTCCGGGCTATGCACCCCTGCGCGAGGAGGCGGTGCGGCTGTTCTTGGCGCTGCAGGCGCTGGAGGGGGCGCGGCGCCCCGGGCCCTTGATGCAGGGTGTGCTCCAAACCTGCCGGGACTTGCCCGCGCTCCGGGATGAACTCTTCCTGCAGCTGGCTAAGCAGACCTCGGGCCCTGCAGGTCCCCCCGGGCTCCCGGCTACCCAAGACCCTGCGGCCCTGCGGTACTGGCAACTCCTCACCTGCATGAGCTGCACCTTCCGACCTGGGGGAGCTGTGCGGGGGCACCTCCTGGGGCACTTGGAGAG GACCGAGCAGGCACTCCCGGACTCGGAACTGGCGGAATATGCGCGCTTCATCCGGAAAGCGCTGGGCCGGACGCGCGGCAGAGAGCTGGTGCCCTCGCTGGCGGAGATTTCCGCGTTGAGCCAACGGCAGGAGCTGCTGTGTACCGTGCACTGTCCGGGGGCTGGTGCCTGTGCTGTGGCCATCGACTCCCACACCACGGCGGGGGAG GTGGCTCGAGAGCTGGTGGGGCGGCTGGGCTTGGCCCGGAGCCGCAACGCATTCGCGCTGTACGAGCAGCGAGGGGCCCAGGAGCGAGCCCTGGCTGGGGGGACCCTCGTGGCCGACGTGCTCACCAGGTTTGAGAA CTTGGCCGCGGAGGAAGCTGGGTTGGAGGACTCGCCCGACTCCGGGTGGAGACTATGTCTGCGTCTTCACGGACCTCTGCACCCTGAGGGGCTGTCCCCAGACGGTCACGAACTGCCTTTCCTCTTTGAGCAG GCTCACGCTCTGCTGCTGCGGGGCCGGCCGCCCCCACCCGACGACACGCTGCGCGCCCTGGCGGCGCTGCGCCTGCAGAGCCTGCAGCGGGACTTCTCTCCGCGGGTGCCCCTGCCCCGCCTGGACCGCCTGCtcccgcccccggccccgccgCGCGAAGACCCGCCCCGCCCGACCCCCAGGCCGCCCCCTTCCGCTGCCCTGCTGGCCGGGGCGCTCTGGAGCCCGGGCCTGGCCAAGAGGCGGGCGGAGCGGGCCCGGCGCGGCGGGGCCGGCCGCACTGCGGGAAGCATTGCCCGCGAGGGAGGAGGCGGCGCCGGCACGGCAGCTGCCGTGCTGGGCGGCTGGAAGCGGCTACGGGGCATGGGCCGAGCTGAGGCCATGGCCGCCTACCTGGCCCTGGCGGCGCAGTGTCCGGGGTTCGGCGCTGCTCG GAGCCTGGTCGGGGTGCTCCACAGAAGCTGTGCCTGGGCTTGGGAGCCAAGGCCATGTCCCTCTCCCGGCCAGGGGAGACGGAGCCCATCCACAGTGTCAGCTATGGCCATGTGGCCGCCTGCCAGCTAA
- the PLEKHH3 gene encoding pleckstrin homology domain-containing family H member 3 isoform X7 has protein sequence MCLWASRCRLGAIHLLGALRQGRRHAWPDLALPLPSPLGPRPIPSPSASASAEECGEAGWAARTPGSPSAPSSQVRRPDARAPAAETWTRGRSHPRIGGGSVEEGKMRRRGCLGAWQNELTSPVSKMGKLRPGDGKRLAQGSTGPLEVTLTQPVRSGPVSNRLQSWEETWSLIPEKGLPEDDPDIVVKGWLYREPRGGGARPWLPPRRAWFVLTRDSLDQFSSSGKGARRLGSLVLTSLCSVTGPERRRKETGLWSVTVSGRKHSVRLCSPRQAEAERWGVALREVIASKAPLETPTQLLLRDIQESCGDPEAVALIYLRNPILRHTSGALYAPLLPLPYGVSAPGPGYAPLREEAVRLFLALQALEGARRPGPLMQGVLQTCRDLPALRDELFLQLAKQTSGPAGPPGLPATQDPAALRYWQLLTCMSCTFRPGGAVRGHLLGHLERTEQALPDSELAEYARFIRKALGRTRGRELVPSLAEISALSQRQELLCTVHCPGAGACAVAIDSHTTAGEVARELVGRLGLARSRNAFALYEQRGAQERALAGGTLVADVLTSLAAEEAGLEDSPDSGWRLCLRLHGPLHPEGLSPDGHELPFLFEQAHALLLRGRPPPPDDTLRALAALRLQSLQRDFSPRVPLPRLDRLLPPPAPPREDPPRPTPRPPPSAALLAGALWSPGLAKRRAERARRGGAGRTAGSIAREGGGGAGTAAAVLGGWKRLRGMGRAEAMAAYLALAAQCPGFGAARSLVGVLHRSCAWAWEPRPCPSPGQGRRSPSTVSAMAMWPPAS, from the exons ATGTGCCTGTGGGCCTCCCGCTGCAGGCTGGGCGCTATCCACCTGCTGGGGGCCCTGAGGCAGGGGAGGCGTCACGCGTGGCCCGACCTGGCCCTGCCTCTCCCTTCCCCGCTGGGCCCGCGTCCCATCCCGTCTCCTTCCGCCTCCGCCAGCGCCGAGGAATGTGGCGAGGCCGGCTGGGCGGCTCGAACGCCTGGGTCCCCCTCCGCTCCCAGTTCGCAAGTGCGGAGGCCAGATGCGAGAGCTCCCGCTGCGGAGACCTGGACGAGGGGGAGAAGTCATCCCAGGATTGGG GGAGGCAGTGTGGAAGAAGGGAAAATGAGGAGGAGAGGGTGCCTTGGAGCCTGGCAGAACGAGCTCACCTCTCCTGTTTcaaagatggggaaactaaggcccGGAGACGGgaagagacttgcccaaggttccACA GGTCCCCTGGAAGTGACGCTGACTCAGCCAGTGAGGAGCGGGCCTGTCTCCAACAG gctgcagagctGGGAGGAGACTTGGAGCCTCATCCCGGAGAAAGGGCTGCCGGAGGACGACCCGGACATCGTTGTGAAAG GTTGGCTGTACCGGGAGCCCCGCGGAGGAGGGGCGCGGCCCTGGCTGCCCCCGCGCCGAGCCTGGTTTGTGCTCACGCGGGACTCCCTGGATCAGTTCAGCAGCAGCGGGAAAGGGGCGCGGCGTCTCGGGAGCCTCGTGCTCACCAGCCTGTGCTCGGTGACCGGCCCAGAGCGCAGGCGTAAGGAGACAG GTCTGTGGTCAGTGACTGTGTCTGGTCGGAAACACAGTGTCCGCCTCTGCTCCCCACGCCAGGCAGAGGCTGAGCGCTGGGGGGTGGCATTGCGGGAAGTGATCGCCTCCAAGGCACCCCTGGAGACCCCCACCCAGCTACTGCTCAGGGACATACAG GAAAGTTGCGGGGACCCAGAGGCCGTTGCCCTCATTTACCTGAGGAACCCGATTCTGAGACACACTAGTGGAGCCTTGTATGCCCCACTCCTGCCCCTGCCCTATGGAGTCAGCGCCCCAG GTCCGGGCTATGCACCCCTGCGCGAGGAGGCGGTGCGGCTGTTCTTGGCGCTGCAGGCGCTGGAGGGGGCGCGGCGCCCCGGGCCCTTGATGCAGGGTGTGCTCCAAACCTGCCGGGACTTGCCCGCGCTCCGGGATGAACTCTTCCTGCAGCTGGCTAAGCAGACCTCGGGCCCTGCAGGTCCCCCCGGGCTCCCGGCTACCCAAGACCCTGCGGCCCTGCGGTACTGGCAACTCCTCACCTGCATGAGCTGCACCTTCCGACCTGGGGGAGCTGTGCGGGGGCACCTCCTGGGGCACTTGGAGAG GACCGAGCAGGCACTCCCGGACTCGGAACTGGCGGAATATGCGCGCTTCATCCGGAAAGCGCTGGGCCGGACGCGCGGCAGAGAGCTGGTGCCCTCGCTGGCGGAGATTTCCGCGTTGAGCCAACGGCAGGAGCTGCTGTGTACCGTGCACTGTCCGGGGGCTGGTGCCTGTGCTGTGGCCATCGACTCCCACACCACGGCGGGGGAG GTGGCTCGAGAGCTGGTGGGGCGGCTGGGCTTGGCCCGGAGCCGCAACGCATTCGCGCTGTACGAGCAGCGAGGGGCCCAGGAGCGAGCCCTGGCTGGGGGGACCCTCGTGGCCGACGTGCTCACCAG CTTGGCCGCGGAGGAAGCTGGGTTGGAGGACTCGCCCGACTCCGGGTGGAGACTATGTCTGCGTCTTCACGGACCTCTGCACCCTGAGGGGCTGTCCCCAGACGGTCACGAACTGCCTTTCCTCTTTGAGCAG GCTCACGCTCTGCTGCTGCGGGGCCGGCCGCCCCCACCCGACGACACGCTGCGCGCCCTGGCGGCGCTGCGCCTGCAGAGCCTGCAGCGGGACTTCTCTCCGCGGGTGCCCCTGCCCCGCCTGGACCGCCTGCtcccgcccccggccccgccgCGCGAAGACCCGCCCCGCCCGACCCCCAGGCCGCCCCCTTCCGCTGCCCTGCTGGCCGGGGCGCTCTGGAGCCCGGGCCTGGCCAAGAGGCGGGCGGAGCGGGCCCGGCGCGGCGGGGCCGGCCGCACTGCGGGAAGCATTGCCCGCGAGGGAGGAGGCGGCGCCGGCACGGCAGCTGCCGTGCTGGGCGGCTGGAAGCGGCTACGGGGCATGGGCCGAGCTGAGGCCATGGCCGCCTACCTGGCCCTGGCGGCGCAGTGTCCGGGGTTCGGCGCTGCTCG GAGCCTGGTCGGGGTGCTCCACAGAAGCTGTGCCTGGGCTTGGGAGCCAAGGCCATGTCCCTCTCCCGGCCAGGGGAGACGGAGCCCATCCACAGTGTCAGCTATGGCCATGTGGCCGCCTGCCAGCTAA